The window AATTATGATATGTATCTTTTATGCCAAAAGCAGTTGTCATATATTAAATGCAACTTCTCATTCCTTTTCGTGCCTGGTCACATTGCTTAATCGTTCTCTCAAATTCTGGAACTGGTTCACCGTTTATGGCTCTATGTACATGCGGTTTTAATGACAACCCTCTCATCTCATCCTGCGACTTACAGTTTCCTACCTAAATAGGGTGGTATTTTTTCTTATTACTGTAATAATTAACCAATGTAAACAGACagttttattatacaaatacaaacatcacgtaacaatctgtatttttttataattatgttCTCTAGCTAGTATATGGTTTTCATTATGGTATTACATCAAAATGTGATTCTTGAAGATtgattgcaataaaaaaaatgggaaAAAGAGTGAACATGAAGCAAAGGCCACTTACTAACTTCTCTGGAACCAACCCAatttgaacatttacatttgttagcaaaaatacatttgttactcacatttttgtttgcaaactGAGAGGAATTGCTTAGTGCATGGAGTAGAACAACAAGGACAACAGCTTTAAAAGAAAAGAGTCTTTTACGTTTGTTTAtaggtaataaaaaacaaacaaatgttccCAGTGTAGGTGCTTCAAGACCTGCCAGAAAACCTTGGTTGCCTCGTTCCTAATGACTGTTTAGAATGCCTATCGTAGTGtcaatgttgaacatgattaaTGGAAGGTAATTCACCCACTCGGTTCTCTCTTCACCTTCTGTCCCTAGAAAgcctgctttaaaatgtttgatcaGTTCACCGTTTGAATACTCAACCCTCACAGATTCATAAATATGAACATGATCTGTATAGacattaaaggcatagttcacccaaaaactaaatgatgtcatcatttactcaacaaagtaatttattcaGGTATGAAATTATATGAGggtatgatgaacacagagaaagatatttggaagaatgttagccatGTTTAGTTCTgcaacatcattgactaccccaagcagaaaaaaattaaatggtagtcaaattcTACAGaaatgttcaacagaacaattttTGAACTATGGAAGGGGGTGACGTCTAAGAACTGAAAATGgaaacattcttccaattatctttctttgtgttcaaaggaacacagacatttacacaggtctgaaacaacatgagggtgagtaaatgaagacaaaaattcatttttgggtgaactatccctttaagagtttaTTTTGCTTCACATATCCTGACTGGAATGTTGGGATGCACTCACAAACACAATCTCACTCTGTCACATCATACACCCTAAAGGTAAACAATGTTATGCAGTCTTGCTGTGACAGGGCAGTGGTGCTTTGTGGTGAAGGTCCCTCCTCGCAAATGAGCGGTTCATCTTGACCTGTCACGTCTTGGGGACACAAGGCAGAAAGCTTACAGAGTTCAAATAACGGGGGGTCTGAAGGTGAAACAAATGTgtctttaacacacacacatgtacaaacACCCACGCTTGTGGTCGAGTTAGCTGAGGAGAAGGTCTCTCCACGCAGAGCATCCGAAACTGAAGCTTTGCCCAAATCTCCAAGCTTCTCAAGCAGCAAGGCTCAACCTCAAACATCTCCTTCTGTTATCTTATGCATCCAGAAGATTTGACCAGGATGGGGTCCTGTCTGGTTAAGTGTTCTATTTTTTCTAGGGTAGCAAAGGGATGTGTGGTCAGAGGGATGAATTGTCCAGTAAACGCACTTCCTCTTCACTCTCTTCCTCGTAGCGAGAGAAGGAAGATGCTAGTTGAACATTATGGACTCGGGGTCCTGGTTTGTCATCTGGGCCATATGACGGAGgatatctttttttgtaataacaCCAAGGAGGCGCCTAGAAAGAGAAAAGGGGAAAATAGGATTTAGTTTCCTTTTTTGCTTTTGCAATGAGAACTGTCATGATTGTCGCCAATTTTTGCAGAGAAGACTCACTGAAATGAATCAAAACCCAGTATTTTGATAATTTTAGAAACTTAGAAACCCAGCTGCATTATGCTGATAATTGACAATAACCTTTTTCTTTAACTAcattatgtgaaaataaaactgcagaCTTGGCAACAGACAATTGACAGCTTCTAGTTTAAAGAACGGCAGAGAGTGTGAAGATGAAGTGTGCAGGAATAACTATAGTGTTTCTATGAGCCGACAGCACATGTACAGTGAAAAGCAAGTGTTGCAACTGAAAGTGAAACAGTGTGAGAGCCTCAAGCTTCGCACACTATGGCCTTGGTGACCGAGAGAACAGAcagttattttacaaaacaaattcatgaGCATACTTATTCACAACAAACGTTCGTCTTGCTTTTTGTCTACAGTGTTGAGGAATTTTACTTTTAGTAGTAATGttacattaatgcattacaTTCATCATAAACCCACCATTATTTACCCCCCCTtctgtaaattttattttttcaaaagtcatatttgtattatcatgtttttattgtgttttattgtgttagtttgctgtttttttaagttataatggcttaagacaaaacaaaccaactgcagtttgactgatattacctggaatgcacaataaaaaaacagcattagCTGTATAAGATTGTGCACTACACTAATATATTACTTCAGAGGCATTACTGgattgtattttaaaatccataacattatacatttacagttaattGAAGGCCTGTGGCTTTATACTGATATATATACTCATAGATattgtcaattttatttgtttataaaatgatacatttttcacAGCATTAAGATGACAAAATTTAAATGGAACTAGTTTATGTCCACAGATAAAAGAGACATGTTATCTTTTCAAAGAGGGAGGCATGAGAAGCCAGGTCTCATAATTGTCTTCtgttcatgaaaataaaaataagttcacaaaagatataaataaattcacatCCATTAAATTAACGGTTACATAATTGTGAGCCCACATGTGAAAGCCCAAGTGTTTTGTTATTAACTGAATGTCCTTTACATTAAGATGTTTAGAACAGTGAAAAAATAACactaatatgaaaatataaattgtttcagtggtctattttttatacatcatatttaaatgatttcttaaaaattctacatttttaataacaacatGTTGTGAGCTTAATGGGAACAGGGGGTATGCAGTGTGCCCATTAAGCACAGCCAGActtctttaatttaattatgtttttttttccattaaatttctcatttaaaatgaagttaCATTATTGTATGAaagattaacattttattttaagataactTTTTGTACTGAAAGAAATGTCTTGTGCACTAAAAATTACTAAAAGTAGAGTTTGGTGAGCTTAGTAGGTATGTTTACcctataataattatatatatacaaatctAATTTTATACCCATGATACAGTAGTAGTATAACAACGCACTGCGCCAGGCGAATTGTGTGGTTACAtcattgttttcaaaaatttaataatttttacaatacttatataataatataagtaataataataatataataattttggGTATTATTGCATGGTGTTACTTCAGAGTTTGCTCACAGCATAAGTACTACACTGTAAATGCAGCATTACTACGCACACTACCCCCAACACTGTTTGTCCAAATAGATATTTTGTATAACCCcaataatgcatttttcttAATCGAGGATGCCTGCTGACATATGGATGGTCAACCAATCTTCCACATGAACTATGCTCGTGAGTTTGGTCCTGAAAAGGACAATTTGACAAGAGCTGGAAATGTGAAAGTCCATCCAAACAGAGCTAGAGGCATGAAACACTCGTGAAATGAGTGTCAAACCTTCGCGAAATGTTTGTTGATAAAGGAATAAGGACAGGGTGTGGGATTTGAGACGGAGTGAGGATTGTTGGTTTGGGGTTCAGCAGACTACACACTACAGGAAGTGCTATTATTCTTGAGCCACATCAAATTAACATGGTACTAGCACCACCAAATCCTATTCATAGCTACTATGCCTACAGAGATGAAAAAATAGCTATGTTGAAGAATGAGAAAATATTCGCTACACATCACTGTTACTCGCCAATAGTTTAGTGGCGGAGCTGCGCAAGGGATCAGATGTCATCGATCTGTAGCCCAGCAGATGCAGACTGGGCAACCCACCAAGGAATTTAGCAATAAacaaggaaaacaaacaaacaattcagATGAAGGACATCACGGCATGTGTATTATATGTGCTTAGTGAGTACACATGCACAATGTAGAGTTTAAAGGGAAGGGCTACATAAGAGTGCTTTTCAAAGACACCATGGCTTTGTGACAAACTATTCTAATCTGTGGGGATGACCGAGGACAGGAGCAATAATCTGAGTGAAAGcagattttacaaaacaataaagacatATGCAGGAGAATatagtatttcttttttttaagttatatttcaGGGGCAGTTGGCTTTGTTGGAACAGGACAGTAGAGGACTGACAGGAAAGCACTGGGCAGTTGAGATGGGAATTCACAAAGGCTATCGGTCCAAAACTTTTCTTTATAATTCAAATTGACCCCATTTACTTTCTTGTACGACTTTTTCCCATTGATCAATCAAATCCTGTTCAAgaaatgcattgcattataGAATATAAATGCGTTGCATTAATAGACTGATCTGAGCCGGGCAATGGTCAAATGGaacaatttttaaatgaaatacgTGACTTACTTCAATACCAAAACGGTTACCATCCAACTCTCCAATAACGTTTTACTTCTTGCATTTGGGACTGGTAAGGGTTTTGTACTTGACGTGTAGAACAATTCCACAAATTTGAGCAGACTGTCACACGAAACGTTTGAAAACATAtactaaaatgaaatattctcCTACAGACATCAGGAAAAGTGACAGCAAAAACGTCAAATCAAGTTAAATGTCGcgaaaacagattttttttcagaactAGATTTGAAGTTTAGGGGAACCCCTCaggaatgtatttttttcactcAAGTTTCATGCGTCCCTCCTAAGAGGTGGAGTCTAACAGGCAGAGTGGGGGGCATGGGCGGGGCTAATCACCAAGGGCTCCACGTGCAGCTTGAGCTCTTCCAGATGTTCTAAAATATTCTTCTTTGTGATGATGCCCAATACAATCCTGCAACACACACCGTGACGACCATCACTTAGCAAACAAAAATTACAGCCACAAATGAagtacaaagaaaaataaaaacaacataagaaAAACAGGACAACATAAGCAATATGAACAGAAATTTACGAGATCATCAAAATAATCAGGTgaaatgcaattaaataaacagGAAATAATCTAATTGTAAATACTGCAACCACCACCATATGTCCATAAACATTTCATGCTATGGATTGGCCAGCAGTTGTGAGCTTAACAATAATTACTTTACGATTCTCCAACAAAAATTACTTAAATAATAACTTAAAGatagtttaaaatatcatgGTGCGATTCCTCTGTAAGTGTGGCTTAAGTTGTGCCCTATGATTTACACGATGCAGAAAGTGTGGACGGAATGGCAGAATCCAGTTATGATAACACAATTTGTTGTTTAATGTGGACTGGCACGACATCTTCCAGATGAAGAGATTCTTCTTTATTATTTGCTAGAAACGCTGAATACCTAATTAAAGCTTTGAATAATGTCAGTTATTACTTAGCTGCTGTTTTAATATGTTATCTGCTTGCTCTGCGTGTTCTGTGTACGAAACTTGTGGAGTTTACAGAGTCTACGTATGGAGACGTGAACACATGAGCTGAGAATTTACTTCACAAGCATTTCACTGTTTCATTTGGGCAAAAGCTACTGTCAAACATGCATTGAAAATGTCTTTGCGACGAGCCGTCTAAATAATTTCCGCATTGACATACTCGCAATACAGTAAATGTACAAGTAAAATTACTAACGATGATACAAACATTTTAGTAGACAgtgtaaaatgaaagaaaaaatgccTACATTATGCGTCTTGAGCTGCCAAATGTCAATGTACGCAAATGCAAATTACTCGACTTTTTTATCATGTGACCTACAGTTGAgagaattttttatttggtgAGCAGAGATTCCCACTTAGGTCTGTTCCTCACAAAAAGCTATCATGCGGCTtcagaaaacatgaaataataatgatttgataACAGTCATATTGACTAACATTTGCCTACATCTTGCCTCAGAAGTAAAGACTTCAGAATTCAAGAATTTTGCATGTTTTGGACGGCATGCAAGCAGATGAAGGGTGACACAATGAGATTTCTTATTTCCATTCCCTGTAATCTAAAACTAGTTCCTCGATTTGGTGCATTGCACCCTGTAGTGCATCATTTACACAGCAGGGCACAGTGCAGAGCAACTCTCATTGTGACCAAGCAGACCTGAAGTGCTGAGATAGTGTAGATTACCCTTTGGCTTTTTGtagcataaaaaaatatttacaccaTTTAACTTGCAAACAATCTGaatttttaaagcaaattaTTCTAGGTATGGCTTTTTCAGTATCTAACGCTACGGTTATTAAATGAGATTGTTTAGCAAGCCGATAGATACAGTGAAGGCTTGTGTTTAAAAGAGTGTTTCACCCGTGTCTGAGCAGGAGACTAGCAGCTGAGAGGCATGTGGTTCAGTGTGTGAATGACACCACAGACTGAGCCCCATGAACAGTCTATCGATGGGATATGTTAGTTGAATCTATTTCACACAGAACACTGAGGAGGTTATGTATTTCTCACTCCGGCGGCCAAGAGAACACTCACCCGTTGTGTGTCACAAGGCACTGGCGGAGGCCGAGCTTGCGGAAAATGTCTACCACAATCTCCATGGGCGTGTGGTCGGTGACGGTGAAAGGGCTCATGTCAAGGATGCTGCGGAGTTTCAGGGGCCGTGGGCTGTCGGCAGGAAGGGTAGGAGCATGCGGGGTGAAATACACACGGGAATTCAGCACTATTCTCTCCTGCTTACGGCAGGCACTTTCTGTAGAGGGCGAAACAAAagtgaagaaaaacaacattatttgcACCATAGCACAGCACCATAGAATGCTAGTTATGTTATGGCTGATAAAGTACTGGTActgccaaaatgtttattttctgtgaaggaaatgaaatatattttcttagaTTTTGGGCTAAAACAGGTTCAGACATGGTTTGTTTGAGAAcagaaataaaagtgttgcttagTTACCTATAGCAATTGTTATATCCCTCCGCAGTGCAAAGCCTACCAGCCTCTGAGACTCTTTGGAAACGATAACTGGGAAGCCGTTATAGCTCGTTTCTGAAATTATGGTCTGCAGCTCGCCGAGCGTCATGTCATCCTGCGTAAGCACGGCCAGCGGCGGGTCATTGCGTGCTGGACGCATCACGTCCCTTGCTAATGTGGTGTGTGTGAATTCTTCTTTGGCGTCCAGGAATGGATATCCATTAAGACGGATATGGGCCTCGTATATTCCCTCTCTCCCAAACGCATCACCCACCCATTTACTGGTCATCACGGCCGCCATTAGAGGAACAATGTATTCCAGACCGCCAGTGAGTTCAAACACAATGACCACCAGAGACACAGTCATGCGAGTCACACCACCTACAGCCAGcacaatataacaaaaattGGTTCATTAGCGAAAACACAGATGCAAAGAAAGAACAAAGCATCCATGCATGCACACTTACCAAGGCAGGCTGCAGCCCCGACCATGGCGTAGAGTCCAGGCGTGATGCAGTCAGCACCCACCTCACACCATTCTCTAAACAGGAACCAGTCGTGGTGATAATATGCCAGTTGCTCAACAGCGATTCCCACGATACGTCCAGCAATCGCACCGATGGCCATGCTGGGGATGAACAGACCTGATGGCACCTGAGGATCAAACCACATAACCAGATTGACATTCAAGAGTTTAAAAAGGGTAATCCTGTAGTTAATCTCAACAGAATAACATGGCAAGCATTGATGCTGTGGCAGAATCCCCTTTGCTCAGAGACATGCGAGAACCATTCAGATTCACCGTTGAGATTTGTGTGCCACCATTACGAATGTAGTCCTCTTATCTACACGTGTTTAAATTCAATTGCAACATATAAAAGACACATTAGCTTCAGAACATATTTACTAGCTCCCTGGAGTCCCCTGAACCCCTCTTGGATTACTTTTACGATGCAATTTTGAGCTTCAAAAAGCGTTGGGTACATTTCAAAGCTACTAACAGGcaggattttcttttttaacactCCAAGCTGTGTTCAGCTGACATTTACACTTAGAATGGCATGAGGGCGAGTTTAttatggcagatttttttggggtgaCCTATTGTAACATGATttaagtagggaaggaaggagtcggaaaccggaagacattttaaatcatttaataaagtaatataacagcaggcggcccctcacggacgaccgccggcaaacaataacacagtaaaacataaatacatatacaaacacttcgggcccggaccgctctcttcgacggtccggtcgctcctTCCATTTATATGCTCTCAATCTCCTatgtgattcgagcccggtgtgcgcacacctggcgctcattcacaattactcaccggacttgAACCATGGTCTCGCCctgcctactctactacacctatttatttaaatatttaaatctaATGACGTCAAACTAACTTTACCCGCAAAATCCAAGAGCTCTTTAAACGTATAAATCATTATATGTTTTTACGGTTTTGttcatgatttaataaaaaaggaacCTGAGAATAGCAACTTtgaccaaaaatattttattaatgaaataaatgttgattgAAATCAGGACTGTAAATTTAAGTGCCGTTACTTCAATGTACTTTTGTTGTAAATTCATGTATTGTAAATTAAAGTCCAACCGAAAGAATTGTTATTGTGATTTGCTCAACGGCGAATGCTGGATGCTCACCTTCAGGCCAAAAGTAAAGATGGTCATGATGATTTTGAAGATGAGCGCCAGGCTGAGCTGCCACATGGCAGAGTAAACACCTGGCGTGGC of the Triplophysa dalaica isolate WHDGS20190420 chromosome 1, ASM1584641v1, whole genome shotgun sequence genome contains:
- the clcn3 gene encoding H(+)/Cl(-) exchange transporter 3 isoform X7 is translated as MWFNHEQCCWGSNETTFAERDKCPQWKTWAELILGQAEGPGSYIMNYFMFTFWALSFAFLAVSLVKVFAPYACGSGIPEIKTILSGFIIRGYLGKWTLLIKTITLVLAVASGLSLGKEGPLVHVACCCGNIFSYLFPKYSKNEAKKREVLSAASAAGVSVAFGAPIGGVLFSLEEVSYYFPLKTLWRSFFAALVAAFVLRSINPFGNSRLVLFYVEYHTPWYLFELFPFILLGVFGGLWGAFFIRANIAWCRRRKSTRFGKYPVLEVITVAAITAIIAFPNPYTRQNTSELIKELFTDCGPLESSQLCQYRSQMNGSQAYPEGSEAAATPGVYSAMWQLSLALIFKIIMTIFTFGLKVPSGLFIPSMAIGAIAGRIVGIAVEQLAYYHHDWFLFREWCEVGADCITPGLYAMVGAAACLGGVTRMTVSLVVIVFELTGGLEYIVPLMAAVMTSKWVGDAFGREGIYEAHIRLNGYPFLDAKEEFTHTTLARDVMRPARNDPPLAVLTQDDMTLGELQTIISETSYNGFPVIVSKESQRLVGFALRRDITIAIESACRKQERIVLNSRVYFTPHAPTLPADSPRPLKLRSILDMSPFTVTDHTPMEIVVDIFRKLGLRQCLVTHNGIVLGIITKKNILEHLEELKLHVEPLAPPWCYYKKRYPPSYGPDDKPGPRVHNVQLASSFSRYEEESEEEVRLLDNSSL